GATAAAATAatacaacttttatttgaaacttttttttgtatcccgaaattaagaaaaataagtgAGGGTCAAAATATAATGAGAAACCCTGTACatacacatattattatatacagggtgtaacaaaaatacaggtcataaatttaatcacatattctgggaccaaaaatagttcgattgaacctaacttaccttagtacaaatatgcacataaaaaaagttatagccctttgaagttacaaaatgaagatcgattttttccaatatatcgaaaactattagagatattttattgaaaatagacatgtgacattcttatggtagtagtatcttaagaaaaaattatagtgaaatttggacaccccataaaagttttatgggggttttgttcctttaaacccccccaaacttttgggtacgttccaatttaattattattgtagtatcattagttaaacacaatattttgaaaacttttttgcctcttagtactttttcgaaaagtcagtttttatcgagatattttgaatatttgtcaaatccaccacatatttgtatatggctaagtaggATTATGGAGAcgtggtaataatatgaaaatttatttatgatttacatttttaggtatattttgaaccatattaaaaaagaagtaatatctcgataaaaaatgccttctcgaaaaaataaaaagaggcaaaaaagttttaaaaacactgtgtttaactaatggtaccgcagtaaaagtttaattggaacatacacaaacatttggggggtttaaaggaacaaaacccccataaaatttttatgtaaacatattaaaaaagaagccgcaactcgataaaaactgccttatcgaaaaaatactaagaggcaaaaaaattttagaaatattaaatttaactaatggtaccacaataataatttaattggaacgtacacaaaagtttggggggtttaagggaacaaaacccccatcaaatttttatggggtgcaccaatttcactataattattttttaaaatgttcctgccataagaatgccacatgtcaataaattaggttcattcgaactatttttggtctcagaatatgtgatttaatttatgacctgtattttcgttacaccctgtatttattcTTAGCTGCATAATAGATTCTTAGTCTTTATAGACTCTTAgtcatttaaaatattttatatgtatTGTTTTTTGTAGCCTTTGAAATTCGTAGCAAAACTATTGGTGTTTGCATTCATAGCCATTACAAAGAAGTTCTCAAATGTGCTAATGGTGAGACTGTAACCAGAAGTTGTGATAAAGCTGTTTATTATGATGAGCTATCGTTTTGGAGGTTTGAAGGATTTATGTTTGCCATAGGATTAATTTCTACTGTTTGTGTGATATCAAGAAGAAGAGTACTAAACAAAAGGATTTTACAACGAGTTCAACGACAACTTGCTAATTGTGTTTAAAAAGGTATGAACAATGGTTTAAATACATAGAAAATCAAAATTCTTTCTAGTCCATAAAATTTcaatcaaaatttaaataaaaaaaattgacgaaaAATCGTctgcgtaaaaggtatatttattttaagaaccccaaaaaagggctacaaataccaaatagaacgttttcgctctaaagagagcatcatcagtgttctttgcaagctctacatgctaagccaccagaAATACATGGGTcaaaacccttaaaatgtcgactaaaagtcttacattaaaatattatatgCTAAATTCTTTAGCTTTTTAGCATATATCATTTtaatgtaagacttttagtcaacattttaagggtacccatgtatttttggtggcttagcatgtagagcttgcaaagaacactgatgatgctctcatCAGAGCGAAAACATTCTGTTCtatatttgtagcccttttttggggtttttaaagtaaatacatataccttttacgcagaagatttttcttcaatttttgtaattttttattttttttttttttattatctttaatcaacaaggaaattcttccttgttgatttcaaaatttaaatgaTTTTCTGTggcatttgttttttttttctttatgtgCTGACCTTTATCATCAATTAGCCAATCGCGTTtcctgctggacataggcctccctcagctctttccagtGTTCTCCACACTGGGCAGCTTGTAGCCAATTTCGTACTACtttttacttttaaaaaattcacgaaaaaaataaacttcctgtagctggctgtataccataaatcacaaaaataccaggttttttgtaaaaggtatattttaaaataccctaaataagggtcacaataatacaaaacgttttcgaattaagaaatccatcatcagtgttctaaaagccctaaaattaagtataacctaattaattgagagaaatattaaaaattgacagaggttttaaaaacaagaggtcatacttacaaaaattgcatgcctgcgccaccaaaatgttttgggtaaaaaccctttaaatgtaaacgattatgttgttttacatatttatataaaattcacttggtggctcaggcatgcaatttttgtaagtatttttatttaattcttgtttttaaattttaaacctctgtcaatttttaacttttctctcaattaattaggttatacttaattttggggcttttagaacactgatgatggatttcttaatccgaaaacgttttgtattattgtgatccttatttagagtattttaaaatataccttttacaaataacctggtattttttttacttttactgTGAGTTTATTCGCGGATTTTTGCGTCAGTGTTAAAGTCTCTGCTCGATAAATTTGCATGggcaaaacacattggttataGACCTTTCGTCTGAGACACATAGGAATTCACTTTTTAGGATAtggcttagtttgccaaatgctgcTCATGTCAGGCCTATTTGCCTCTGTATTTCatgtttgattgtctctgcttgTTTTGATCTCTTGTCCCAGATATTTGTAAGTGTCTCTTTGTTGTATGGTATTATTATTGTCAATAGCTATATTTCCACTCATTACGATATTTTTCATACTGACCTTACTTCTAGCCAAATTTCCCATGCGTTGGTCTTGTATTATGTGCTTCCTTTTTGGAGGAATCATAGAATCAGTCTTCTGttttatttcaaactaaaatGAATAGAGaaaataattttggtttttaaagAATTTTAAGTCTGGAACATCCCTTAGTGTTTTGTGATTAACTCATTTAAGTTAGTTCCGATAAATTGTATCTGATAAATAGTACAGTTTAAGATACAAAACCCAACGACAAAAGAAaggttaaatatatttttttatttattaaacacaagctgtgtttagactactgaaatctggtcatcaattgaccaattatcagttcttCTTTAACTTAAATTACTAAATGATGCATAATCTAAGATCTTAACCCTATGACATCCtcgtattttttttaacaagtatacattttaaaactaaaactaacacacaatacaacactatgctctgcttttacactaacactttacactaactcaaatggttttcttCGTTTAAGTCTTCTTTCTAACacagtattatcgaggagctggatggcctcgatgtttacatgactatggagccgttgttcgtgactacctgccatctttttgataactttgtctacatcttccatctcaagatccttgtggatgtcgacatttcggatataccaaggagcatcaacgATGTTCCTTAATACTTTATTCTGGAATATCTGGATAATCTGGATATTACTTGAATTGGCACAGCCCTAGAGTTGACAACCATATATCCATACTGGTCTAAGTATTTGTTTGTATAGCAGTATTTTGTTATATGTGGACAATGCAGAGTTTCTTCCcattagccaatacatttttttgcaacggatacctaattcttcccttttctttttaatgtggactttccagcgaagccgtgcatcaagtgtgatacctaaatattttgcaGAAGATGCATATGGTATTTGGGCATCATTTAGTCtgctttcgatttttttatttgtaaagttGACATGAATAGATTTAGATTCATTTTCCATGTTTTAGTCCAGTtgtgtattttatttattgccaactgtaatttttctgctgcTTCTGCGCTGGTATTACCTACTGCTAAGATAgcagtgtcatctgcaaatgtggCTATAGTATCATTTTCCATTTCAGGTATATGGTATGTGTATAACAGGTAGAGAACAGGACCTAATACGCTTCCTTGAGAGCTTCCTTGAGGACCTAATACCGCTTCTTGCTTAATTATAAAATATCTGCCAGATATATATGAttgtaaaatttctgaatattgtTTAGCCATAAGAATTTTGAGTTTGTAGGCTAAACCTCCATGCAATACATTGTCGAAGGCCTGAGCTACGTCTAAAAAGATTGTAGAACatactttcttttcttctaatgatttctcaattatgttagtaattctgtgtacctgatcaatcgtagaatgtttatttctgaagccaaattggtgGTTTGGAATCATTTTTTTCTCTTCTATTATTGGTTTCATTCTTTGTAGCAGAAGTTTCTCAAAAACTTCGACATCACTGATAAAAGTGATAATGGTCTATATGAAGACACTTCATTTGGCGATTTTCCTGGTTTTCGAATCATTATAACCTCAGCTATTTTCCGTAAATTTGGAACATATCTCAATCGAAATGCACCATTGATGATGTTGGTCAATTTGACTATGGCTTTACGAAGTAGGTTTTTTAGTAATTCTCcagtaattagatcatatcctggtGCCTTCTTAGGATTTATATTGTCTTTTATTTCATCAGCTACTTCCTTCGGGGATGTTGGTCTGATTCTCTCCTCTGTCTGATTAGGCTCTATCGATATTTGATCATTATTTTGGTCATCATGCGGTTTTAATGTATTTTATAATATGTGGCAAAACTCTCTGCCTTTTGCTCATTACTTCTAGCCCTGCTACCGCCTTCTAGTTTAATTAGTGGAGAATGGGTTACTGGTCTTTTTAGCCTTTTTGTTGTTTTCCGTAGAGAGTACTCCGTGCTGCTATCATCCGTTAACTCTCTCAGGTACTCAGGTAATAACTGATTgactcattttttatattttgaatctctcttttaagtttttgactagcattgtttaaatttgttttatcttGGGGTGCTCTGGTTTTTTCCACTTCCTTCTAAGTTTTCTTTTCTcttaaattaactttttaatttctttcggATAGTTGTTTCCTTTAACGTTTGATCTTATAGTAGGAGTACTTTTCCATgctgatttttgtatattttgtacaaGCAACTCAACTTCCTCATTTATTTACTTGTTCAGGTTTTTTTAATGGTACTGCTAGTTCAATTCTATCTTCAAggattgatctaaaactttccaagTCTGTTAGTTTATTTGTTAGTATATCCTTTCTGATAATCGTGTCACTCACAGTGAGTATTATGGGTGAATGATCTGAATTCATATCCCAACCTTCATTAATATCTACATAATTggatgaaatatttttttaatatgtaacaaagaaagaaagaaaggtTAAATATGaacttcttcttcaagtgctatctccgcgacggaggtcggcaatcatcatagctattcggactttagagatgGCTCCTCtgaaaagtttatttgatgtacagccgtaccattctctcaggttgcgcagctaCGATATTCTgcatctccctatgcttctttttccttaaatcattccctgcgtaatgagttggagcaagttgtatctctcttatatttcaattttttggttttgattgtatttaagacttccatttctttatttatcTTGCTCACAACCTCTTTGTTtttgacgtgttctgtccatgatattttcagactTCTtctatatagtgtaggaaacagaggttgaatctcgcaaaatggacacaagttcggttttattttttttttttctggtatatcaaatatatttcatccctttaaagggggtaatttgtggtttttgcgaaatgtagcccttcctgtaagttttgcaaaaaatttacttcatagtaaaatgaagaagactatatttcctactatttatttccgtgcagcatatgtctatcacccaccgtttagcgggggtggcgccccaaagttgacaaattttaaaaaaagatggtttttaaaaaaattattttttcctaactgtagtgaaaattaagaagaaaccctggggcaattaatcacaaaaaagtggctgattttttggtatgggtttcatttaagggtacttgcaaattttttaattacagggtgttacattaaaaaaaaacctttttataccatctgaaccatttatgctagagtaaaaaaactttcagagGTTATctatgtactggtgttatttacaaatttgtataatgcacccccaatTTTTCCcaggaaccaccccaaaaaaaaggagaattaataaagaaagtgattttcttgaaatccttcacacaccctttattaaaatgcttcatgtatcattttgtgcacgttcttattacccattcATGGACAGCAAAATcgatttcttgatgcaacccctgtagcaaaaaaaattaataaaggggggattgaaaaaaaaatttttttttgctttttgactcatatggacatatgctccatcaatagggtttttcattaatatatatgattattgcaacatccctgcggaaactacccctatcccttggataGCATGTTTTTACGagtttctcattacctatgcatttttttaaaacaaaacttatacagaattaaaggccactattttttctacaaataaggtcctatgcatttgtTCCTTATAAGTAGAGACCGACCGATTAATCGGCTTCGGCCACCTTCGGCCAATATTTAAACCTTCGGCCAAAATTCGGCTTCGGCCAAAACGAAGCCGAAGGTTTCGCCGAAGGTGGGAATAATAAAATTCTCTGTCAGTATACGATACTATACCTATAAATAATGTCTAAACAATATGCTTCGGCGAGTCTTTGataatttgaataatatttgCACTTCTACACCTTACTTTATACCCTAAACTAAAATATTTTACAAACTTTCAGGTAGTAGGTaggatataaattttaacaatacGAGTAGGCCAAGATGTCTCAAAGATCTTCATTTGAATATTTCTCACGTAGTAAAATTctgagaaactgtaataattttattgtatttgttaaaacTCAAGATTACTGGTGTTTTGACTACCTAAATATTAATGGCAAAACATTGACTATCCCTACTATGAATGCAAATATTTTATAACAGTTAAGAAGAGCTAATGTGTTAGGAGAAAACGCTGACAAGCTTCTTTTTCTTACTTATAATATTAGGATGTTTGATTTCGCATATTAACTAACAGATCCAGTAATCAgaaatacttacttactttaatgttttttaatgttatatatttttattatcacTTATATTACCAAATAATGTATAAATGTTTGATTTTTTTATcttataatttcatatttttgtttatcacTCATccgttaataaaaatataatgcacaatatttaaattattaacatttaatatatttttagtcACCTTCGGCTTCGGCCGAAGGTATCCTACAGACCGAACTTCAGTATCGGCTTCGGCCAAAAAAATCACATTCGGTCAGTCTCTACTTATAAGCAGCCGTTACGGC
The window above is part of the Diabrotica virgifera virgifera chromosome 2, PGI_DIABVI_V3a genome. Proteins encoded here:
- the LOC114327776 gene encoding protein JTB, which codes for MIESCPKKRMLLGITVLGILTILVLFIESHWTESTRRDKKSNFIVEQNSTCWEAGNFEVIKECEPCTAFEIRSKTIGVCIHSHYKEVLKCANGETVTRSCDKAVYYDELSFWRFEGFMFAIGLISTVCVISRRRVLNKRILQRVQRQLANCV